GAGCTCTCCTACCGGCCCCATGATGCCAACTCGCCCTACGCCGTGGCCAAGCTGATCCACAAGATGATCGGCTACAGATTCGCCGCGTCGATCCCGCCCGCCTGAAGAGACATAACTCCTCTTTTTTGAAAGTCGGAAAATCGAAAGAACGCGTCGAACTATTTTATACCTGGGTCTATAGCTTGAGCTTCCTCTATGGTCGGTCTGTGCTCGGGCGATCCGTCGCCGGGCGATCAGGGGCTTTGGAATGGCGGATCCAAAGCATGGAAAACCGGATGACCCCCGGTGTTTCAAGGACCTTTCATCGGGATGTGGAAGGCAAAGCTGCGCCGAAACGCCTCAGTGGGCTTGGGTTGACCCGGCTGCCAGGTGATTTCGCTGAAGCGAAAGCGGCCCTGATGGTCCACGGTGAGCAGCGATGAAGACCGGGTGCCGTAGGTCGGGCTGGTGATAAAGACCGGGCTGAGCATACGCTCCCAGGCGAAGTCGATGCCGGTGTCAGGCAGGTGGTGGTCCGGTGCAGGGGTCTGATCCTGCAATAGACGCCATATCTTTTCTTCGGAAAATTTGCCGCCACTATTCAGCACTTCCTGAAGTTTGCTTTTGGACCGTTGCACCTTGGGCCAGGGGCTGTCGAACAGGTGGTTGCTCAGACCATGGACACCGGCTTCGACTTTCCTGATGGTTTGGTCATAATTGGAGAAATAGAACAGGCCGTCGGGGTCGCCGACGATCAGGTTGAACCCGTTGTATTTATCCGCGGCGGCCTGAATGGATTGCAGGTATTGCGTCGGCGGCATATCGCCCAGCAGATAATCGGAAACCAGATGGCCCCTTGAGGGTGCCCCGGGTTTTATATTTTTCGGGTCGCGGTAGTTGGTGATGGCCGCGATGCATCCCCTGGCATTGACGCCCATCCAGGTGCCCTGCTGCTGCAGATCCCTGCCGGCCAGGATTTCGGTGTGGTCCTGCCAGTGGCCGAGGGGAGCGGTGGGCCGGTCGTAGAATTCGTCCCGGTTGGCCGCCAACACCAGGCGATAGGCGGGATGAACAGTATAGGCGAATGCGATCAGGCACATGTGAACGAGTTTAAAGTGTAAAGTTTAAAGTGTAAAGCATCACTAATCCTGACTGTATGTGATTCAGCTTGAAAGACATGCTTTCCAAAAGCTTTTTGATAAAAAATACGCATCGCAACGCACACGGCAGGCGTGGGTGGAGCAGGTGGCCAGGGCCACATACGCCTGCGGTCTTAGTGCCGGTTTAATGCAAACGGCGGACAAGGGGCCCAGACTGTTTGAGCGCAGCGAGTTTCTGGGCCGCCCGCCGTGCATTTTACCGGCACTTGACTGCTTGGCGTGTGGCATCGGC
This Desulfatitalea tepidiphila DNA region includes the following protein-coding sequences:
- a CDS encoding NRDE family protein; this encodes MCLIAFAYTVHPAYRLVLAANRDEFYDRPTAPLGHWQDHTEILAGRDLQQQGTWMGVNARGCIAAITNYRDPKNIKPGAPSRGHLVSDYLLGDMPPTQYLQSIQAAADKYNGFNLIVGDPDGLFYFSNYDQTIRKVEAGVHGLSNHLFDSPWPKVQRSKSKLQEVLNSGGKFSEEKIWRLLQDQTPAPDHHLPDTGIDFAWERMLSPVFITSPTYGTRSSSLLTVDHQGRFRFSEITWQPGQPKPTEAFRRSFAFHIPMKGP